Part of the uncultured Cohaesibacter sp. genome is shown below.
GCGTCTTTTCCGATAGCTTGGCCATCTCCGTGCTGGCAGCATTCAACAGCCGCTGCATCGGCGGGAACTTGTTCGACAATTCGAACATCTTGAGGGTCAGGCGATATTTGCCACTTTCGGGCTCGGTCGTGATATAGCCGCGCGCCTCCAGAATGGCCAGCATGCGATAGAGCTCGTTCACCGACCGCCCAAGCTTTGCCACCATGTCCTTCTTGGAGATCGCCTCGTCCTGTTCACTGAGCAACTCGAGAATATCAAGCCCGCGCTCGAGCGCCGGAGCCTTGTATTTTGATGCCGTCTCGCTCATTCCACTCTTCCGCCTCCGCAATCACAGTCCCGACAGGAATGCGACAGTCACCCACCCGACGATTCCACAGCTTTCAAAGTGCCTTTCTTTTCCACGCAATAACAGCGCAAGGAGCCAGATCCTGTGCGAAATCCAAGGCAAAATGTCGCCACTTCAACGACACCATTCCATTTAGCACATGATCTATTCAAATACAAAATTATTTGACCAAATTTGAATATCGTGCAATGGTCTGACAAACTTCAGGCTCTGGGCACTCAGGCTGACACCTGCTTGATCGGCTGGTCGAGCGGCTATATGGCATAATCCCGATTATGAACAGCCCCGCCAGGACCGCGAGCATGCTGTTCGCAGGCTTTGCCCAGAACCCCAAACAGCAGGAGAAGCCGACCATGGAAGTCCGCGAAAGCATCAGCCGCAAAGAGGCAAAGCAGCTGGACACTGACGAATTGAGGAACGAGTTCCTCATTCCCGAAATTTTCAAACCCGACACGATCACGATGACCTACAGCCACGTCGACCGGATCATCGTCGGCGGCATCAAGCCGGTCGAGAAAACGCTCGTGCTGGCTGATGATTTCGGCAAGGGCCTCGGCGTCAGCTACTTCCTCGAACGCCGCGAGTTCGGCCTGATCAATATCGGTGGCCCGGCCAAGGTTACCGTCGACGGCACGGTCTATGACATCGACAACGAGCAGGCCCTCTACATCTCGATGGGCTCGCGCAATGTGTCCTTCGCCAGTGTTGATGCGTCCAATCCTGCCAAGCTCTACTACAACAGCGCGCCGGCTCATTGCGCCTATCCGACCACCAAGATCAGCAAGGACGATGCTGTGCAGGTGGCATTGGGTGACAAGGAAAGCTGCAACGAGCGCACCATCAACAAGTTCATCATTCCCGATGTCTTGCCGACCTGCCAGCTGACCATGGGTCTGACCCGTCTGGCCCCGGGCAGCATCTGGAACACCATGCCTTGCCATACCCATGACCGGCGCATGGAAGTCTACCTGTATTTCGACATCGACGAGGACAACGCCGTCTTCCACATGATGGGCGAGCCAACCCAGACCCGTCACATTCTGGTCCACAACGAGCAGGCCGTGATTTCTCCGAGCTGGTCGATCCACAGCGGCGTCGGCACCAAGGCTTATACGTTCATCTGGGGCATGGTTGGCGAAAACCAGGTCTTTGACGACATGGACCACCTGAAGATCAGCGAACTGCGCTAAGCGTTCAGCAGCATTCTCAAGCCGGCCGGGGTCCGAACACCTCTGGCCGGCTTTTTCGTGCCCAGGTGCCGCCGCAACGGTTCCTCCCCCAGGTGCCAGATCTAACAGACCACGTGAGCAACGCCGTCCTCTTCCCTTCCCTTCCGATAACACGACATGCGGCCGCCCTCTGGCCGTTGGCTTGAACGGGCCCATGGCCTAGCTGGTCACCCGCCCCCCGCTTGCCGGCAGCACCGCGCCACATCTTCCCGGCACCGACAAAAGATGTCCCCAAGATTCATGATGTCCATTGTGCGTCGGAAGCAGCTACGACTGGCTGGCCACCCACTAGTTAAAAATTACTAGCGCTAAGCGGAACGGTTTGCTACGGCAGAACCATCACCTTCCGTTTTTAAACGATAATCCTGTCAAGAGGCTGGAAACACATCAGTATTTTACCGCATAAGCACTCAATCCAGTTCTCAGAATAAAATCCGGCGCCCGATTATCGTTTCATGAATGGAACCCGAGAAACGGGCTTTACAAACTTATATACAAGATATACGAGATATACCTGAGAGGAAAATGCGATGATCAGCAGCCTGACTGATGAGAGGCGAAATGCCGCTGGAGGATATAGTCAGAGAGCGTTGACCACGACCCAGATCGTGCACCAGCGCCTTCGTGATGAAATCATTTCCATGCAGCGTCTCCCCGGAGAACCGATAAGCGAAAAAGAGATTGCGTTGGAAATCGGCGTCAGCCGCACCCCCATCCGCGAGGCTCTGCTCCGGCTGTCAGAAGAGCGTCTGGTCGACATTGTCCCGAAGTCCGGCACGTCAGTAGCAAAGATTCCGATTGCTGACGTTCTTGAATCACAGGTGGCCAGAGCCGCCCTTGAGCAGGTGACGACAATCGCTGCCGTCAAACGCGCCAAGGGCAGTGACATCGCAAGCATGCAGGCCCTGCTGGTTGTGCAGCAGGAGCAGAAGGAAGCCGTCAACTACGAGAAGTTCTACAAGTCGGACGAGGATCTGCACCATGCGATCGCCCTTGCGGGCGGGTATCCGGGGATCTGGACCATCATCGACCGCATCAAGATCCAGGTAGACCGCTACCGGCTTCTGACCTTGCAGCATCCGCTGCGCATGGAACGCGTGCTGGAAGAACACAGGAATATCGTCGAGGCGATTGCCGAACACGATGAGCACCGCGCCGCAGAAGCCATGCGGTTGCATTTGGATGGCCTGAGTGCCGAAGACCTTCGTGTCATTCGGGACCACAACCCAAGCTATTTTGTCGGAGACTTGGATCAAGTCCTCGATAGATGGGGAAGAGACATCTCTTCGCCAAACTAGCAGCCAGCGTCTTCAATGAAAGGGGCTTGCTGCTGTCTTTGTTCTTATATGGAGGAAGTTATGAAACATTTCAGTGCAATCGCTGCATTCGCAGGCATGGGCGCTCTCGCCCTCTCTGCCGTCTACAGCGCAACCCCGGCATTGGCTGAAACCGTATTCCAGGTTGCTTTCAACCAGCCTGAAACCCATCCGCAGTTCAAGGCCATGCAGAAATTCGGCGAAGCCCTTGCTGCACGGACCAACGGCGAATACAAGGTCGAAGTCTATCCGAACGAGCTGCTGGGCGCCCAGAAAGAAGCCATCGAGATGACCCAGACGGGCACCATCGCCATGTCTCTGGCTGCTGCAAGCCTTCTGGAAAGCTGGAACCCTGACTTCGTTGTCTTCAACCTGCCTTACATGTTCGACAGCATCGAACAGCAGCGCAAGGTTGTGAACGATCCTGCCATCGTTGGTGATCTGTATCACTCCGTTGAAGACCAGGGCATCGTTGTTCTGGCTGCCTTCCATGGCGGCGTCCGCAACGTGTACCGCAAATCCGGTCCAGTGACCAAGCCTGCTGATATGGGCGGCGACAAGATCCGCGTCATGCAGTCCGACACCAACATCGAAATGATGAACCTGATGGGCGGCAACGGCATTGCAATGGGTCAGGGCGAAGTTTACACCGCCATCCAGACCGGCGTTCTTGACGGCGGCGAAAACAACGAGATCGTCTATTCTTCCCTGAAGCACAGCGAAATCGCCCCGTTCTACTCCTACACCCAGCACCTGATGATGCCTGACTATCTCATCATGAGCGCCGACGTCTACAACGACCTGCCGGACAACGTAAAACAGATCTTCGCTGAAGAACTGCCGAAGGCTGTCGACTACGAGTTCTCTTCCTTTGCTGAAGCCGTAGCCGTTGCAAAAGCCGACGCCGAGAAGGCTGGTGCAAAATTCAACGAAGTTGATCTGCAGTCCTTCCGTGACGCTGTCAAACCGCTGACCGAAAAGAAACTCAGCAGCGAAGTCACCAAGAAGATCTACGCACAGATCCACGGTGAATAATCTTTAGCGGAAATTCGACGCCGAGAGGCTCCGGGTGGTTTCATCCGGACCTCACTCCGGCTCGAGGGAGGTATTTTCGATGCATGCGATCAAGCGCTGGGCTGACAGAATTCTGGCGACGACTTGCACAATTCTCTGCGGACTTCTGGTGATTGCCGTTACCTGGCAGGTCATCGGCCGCTTCTTCTTCAACAGCTCCGGGGCCGTGTCCGAAGAGCTGGCAAAGATCATGTTCGTTTGGTTTGTCCTGTTGGGCGCAGCCCTTCTCTTCGGCGAAAAAGGACATATGGCCATCGAATTTGGCCTCGATATCATGCCCCCCCGGACGCAGACCATTTTCCAGATCATCATCAGCATCCTGATCCTCGGCTTCATCACGAGCATCCTGCTCATTGGCGGGATCGATGCGGTGCAGCGGACGATGCGTCAGACCAACGCCGCCATCCCCTACATCAAGACGGGACAGATCTATCTGGCTCTTCCCCTGTGCGGTGGTTTCTCGGTCTTCTACTGCCTGTACAATATCTGGAACGATTTCAGAACCTTGGTCGGAATGAACCAGGGCCAACCAAGCAAAACGGAGGGCTGATCCATGGCAAACGCAGCTGATATCGGCCTTATCATGCTTATCTCCATACCGATCCTGCTGGCGATCGGTGTGCCCATCAGTATCAGCATGGGCATTGGCTCGGTGCTGGCCATGACCACCATCTTCGGCTTCGACAAGATGGCAATCACCGCAGCACAGCGCATTTTTGCTGGCATCAACTCCTTCTCGCTGCTGGCGATCCCCTTCTTCGTGCTTGCCGGCATCATCATGACCAACGGCGGTATCGCACAAAGGCTGATCAACTTCGCCAAGGCGGTGATATGGTTCATACCTGGCGCGCTGATCCAGACCAACATCGTTGCCAACATGCTGTTCGGCGCCATCAGTGGCTCCGGCGTGGCAGCCGCAGCCGCCATCGGCGGCGCGATCGGCCCGCAGCAGAAGAACGAAGGTTATGACCCGAACGTAGCAGCCGCCGCCAACATCGCGTCTGCCCCCGCCGGCATGCTCATTCCCCCGAGCAACACCTTCATCATCTATTCGCTGGCCAGTGGCGGCGCCTCCGTGGCGGCCCTGTTCGTGGCGGGCTATGGTCCGGGCATCCTGTGGGGCCTGGGCTGCATGATCCCCGCCCTGTTCTTTGCCCGCAAGGCTGGCTACAAGTCCGAAAAGCTCGGCTCTTTCAAGGACAATCTGAAGATCACCATCGATGCCATTCCCTCGCTCTTCCTGATCTTCGTGGTCGTAGGCGGGATCATCTCCGGTATCTTCACGCCAACCGAAGCCAGCTGTATCGCCGTTGTCTATGTCACGATCCTGTCCTTCATCTACCGCACCATCACGGTGGACATGATCCCGCAGTTTCTGCTGGCAACCGTCAAGACGACCGCAATGATCATCTTCATGATCGGTGTTTCCGCCATCATGGGCTGGATCATGGCCTTTGCCAAAATCCCGAACATCATTGCAAGTTCGCTTCTGAGCATTACCGACAGCCCGGTTCTGATCATGGTCATCATGAACATTGTCATGCTGCTGCTCGGCTGCGTGATGGACCCGACACCGGCAATTCTCATCTTTGCACCGATCTTCCTGCCCATTGCCCTGTCTCTCGGCTTTGACGTAGTGCATTTCGGCGTGCTGATGGTCTTCAACCTCTGCATCGGAACCATAACACCGCCGGTCGGGCCCATATTGTTCGTGGGCTGTCGAATAGCGGACTTGAAGATCGAACAGGTTGTCAAACCTCTTCTTCCCTACTTCCTGATCCTGACCGCTCTGTTGATGGTTGTGACGTTTGTTCCGGAAATCTCTCTCATGCTGCCCCGTGCAGCTGGCCTGATGAACTAGTCGTCAGGAACAGGCCAAAACAAGGAATTGCCGCGCATACGTGCGCGGCAACAGGAGATCTTTGACTTTTTCGCGCGATAGGGCGCAATGGTCAAGCAGGCGCATCTTCGGCAATTGGAACGATTGGAACGATGACGCCTCATCTAGGAGAAATGAAATGAAAGCGCTAGTTTATACGGCCCCGCACAAGGTTGAAGTTCAGGATGTTCCGGAGCCCAAAGGTCGTAGTGGAGCAGCCAAGGTGAAAATGCACTACTGCGGCATTTGCGGATCGGACATCGGCATTTTCGCAGGCAAGCATCCGCGCGCGCAGGCTCCTCTCGTACTGGGCCATGAATTCGTCGGCACCATCGAGGAAATCATGGACGGCTCTGGCCGCTTCGCCGTCGGCGACCGGGTTGTCGCCTATCCGCTCATTTCATGCGGCGAATGCCTTGCCTGCCGGACCGGTCATCCGCACGTCTGCAAGTCTCTCAAGCTGATCGGCATCGACATGGACGGCGGAATCGCCGACCACGCCTGGATTGATGAAGACGTGCTGTTCAAGGTTCCGGACACCATGACCAACGAGATCGCCGCTCTGGTTGAACCGCTCGCCGTGGTCGTCCGTTCGCTGCATCAGGCCCAGTTCAATGTCCTCGACTCGACCGTCGTGACCGGTGCCGGTCCGATCGGTGTGTTGACCGCCATCGTCCTCAAGCATTCCGGCGCCTCCCGGATCGTCGTTTCCGACGTGGATCAGGCCCGCCTCGACGTCTGCAAGGACCTTGGTCTGGAAACCGTCAATGTCAAGGACACCAATCTGGTCGACTATATCAATGACAGCACCAACGGCGAAGGCGTCGACATTGTCTTTGAATGTTCCGGCGCTCCGAGCTCGGCTGCCGAGATGACCAAGATCACGCGTATCGGCGGCACCATCTGCATGACCGGCATTCACAAGGAACCGCGCCCGGTTGATCTGCGTGACATGAACTTCAAGGAACAGAACCTGATTGGCTCGCGCGTCTATACCAAGAATGAATTCGAGGTCTCCGTCGCCTATGCCCAGACCATCGCCGAAGATCTGGCCAAGGTCGTCACCCAGGTTATTCCGCTGACACAGTCCGAAGGCATCTTCGACATGATCGCCGACCCTGCCGTCAACACGGTGAAGGTCCTCGTCGACTGTCAGGCCTAGGATATCGGGAGCTATTGATCATGAATCCATATGATGTAACTGGCCAGAAAGCCATTGTCACCGGCGGCACGCGCGGCCTCGGCAAGGGTATGGCCGAAGTATTGCTTGAAGCCGGGGTAGAAGTTGTCATTTTCGGCTCAGGCGCCAGCGTCAAGGACGTTGCCAAGGAATTCTGCGACC
Proteins encoded:
- the kduI gene encoding 5-dehydro-4-deoxy-D-glucuronate isomerase; this encodes MEVRESISRKEAKQLDTDELRNEFLIPEIFKPDTITMTYSHVDRIIVGGIKPVEKTLVLADDFGKGLGVSYFLERREFGLINIGGPAKVTVDGTVYDIDNEQALYISMGSRNVSFASVDASNPAKLYYNSAPAHCAYPTTKISKDDAVQVALGDKESCNERTINKFIIPDVLPTCQLTMGLTRLAPGSIWNTMPCHTHDRRMEVYLYFDIDEDNAVFHMMGEPTQTRHILVHNEQAVISPSWSIHSGVGTKAYTFIWGMVGENQVFDDMDHLKISELR
- a CDS encoding TRAP transporter substrate-binding protein, producing the protein MKHFSAIAAFAGMGALALSAVYSATPALAETVFQVAFNQPETHPQFKAMQKFGEALAARTNGEYKVEVYPNELLGAQKEAIEMTQTGTIAMSLAAASLLESWNPDFVVFNLPYMFDSIEQQRKVVNDPAIVGDLYHSVEDQGIVVLAAFHGGVRNVYRKSGPVTKPADMGGDKIRVMQSDTNIEMMNLMGGNGIAMGQGEVYTAIQTGVLDGGENNEIVYSSLKHSEIAPFYSYTQHLMMPDYLIMSADVYNDLPDNVKQIFAEELPKAVDYEFSSFAEAVAVAKADAEKAGAKFNEVDLQSFRDAVKPLTEKKLSSEVTKKIYAQIHGE
- a CDS encoding GntR family transcriptional regulator → MISSLTDERRNAAGGYSQRALTTTQIVHQRLRDEIISMQRLPGEPISEKEIALEIGVSRTPIREALLRLSEERLVDIVPKSGTSVAKIPIADVLESQVARAALEQVTTIAAVKRAKGSDIASMQALLVVQQEQKEAVNYEKFYKSDEDLHHAIALAGGYPGIWTIIDRIKIQVDRYRLLTLQHPLRMERVLEEHRNIVEAIAEHDEHRAAEAMRLHLDGLSAEDLRVIRDHNPSYFVGDLDQVLDRWGRDISSPN
- a CDS encoding TRAP transporter small permease; the encoded protein is MHAIKRWADRILATTCTILCGLLVIAVTWQVIGRFFFNSSGAVSEELAKIMFVWFVLLGAALLFGEKGHMAIEFGLDIMPPRTQTIFQIIISILILGFITSILLIGGIDAVQRTMRQTNAAIPYIKTGQIYLALPLCGGFSVFYCLYNIWNDFRTLVGMNQGQPSKTEG
- a CDS encoding TRAP transporter large permease; protein product: MANAADIGLIMLISIPILLAIGVPISISMGIGSVLAMTTIFGFDKMAITAAQRIFAGINSFSLLAIPFFVLAGIIMTNGGIAQRLINFAKAVIWFIPGALIQTNIVANMLFGAISGSGVAAAAAIGGAIGPQQKNEGYDPNVAAAANIASAPAGMLIPPSNTFIIYSLASGGASVAALFVAGYGPGILWGLGCMIPALFFARKAGYKSEKLGSFKDNLKITIDAIPSLFLIFVVVGGIISGIFTPTEASCIAVVYVTILSFIYRTITVDMIPQFLLATVKTTAMIIFMIGVSAIMGWIMAFAKIPNIIASSLLSITDSPVLIMVIMNIVMLLLGCVMDPTPAILIFAPIFLPIALSLGFDVVHFGVLMVFNLCIGTITPPVGPILFVGCRIADLKIEQVVKPLLPYFLILTALLMVVTFVPEISLMLPRAAGLMN
- a CDS encoding alcohol dehydrogenase catalytic domain-containing protein, with translation MKALVYTAPHKVEVQDVPEPKGRSGAAKVKMHYCGICGSDIGIFAGKHPRAQAPLVLGHEFVGTIEEIMDGSGRFAVGDRVVAYPLISCGECLACRTGHPHVCKSLKLIGIDMDGGIADHAWIDEDVLFKVPDTMTNEIAALVEPLAVVVRSLHQAQFNVLDSTVVTGAGPIGVLTAIVLKHSGASRIVVSDVDQARLDVCKDLGLETVNVKDTNLVDYINDSTNGEGVDIVFECSGAPSSAAEMTKITRIGGTICMTGIHKEPRPVDLRDMNFKEQNLIGSRVYTKNEFEVSVAYAQTIAEDLAKVVTQVIPLTQSEGIFDMIADPAVNTVKVLVDCQA